A genomic segment from Bufo bufo chromosome 8, aBufBuf1.1, whole genome shotgun sequence encodes:
- the FAM78A gene encoding protein FAM78A: MDITKEIYHLNYSHRDEVSPGCAAQGSGWRNAQVFMRRRPQDCLSLLEIALVLNTMGCIHSLSCKPKVFRETIAVLDVKASIDSTPTSIDESSSVVLRYRTPHFRASAQVLVPPISGKDSWRVGWIQACNHMEFYNHYGDLGMSSWELPDLLSGKIPAISDSDGVNYPWYGNTTETCTVTGPTKRDTKFTVSMNDNFYPSVTWAVPVSASNVPMLTGIQRDQSFTTWLVAINLSSGDLVILHTIKWRMKLEIEVKPTLPLGQRAKLQEPFAQEQPRVLNKNEPVPPSALVKPNANDAQVLMWRPKNKPAVVVIPPKRR; the protein is encoded by the exons ATGGATATAACAAAAGAAATCTACCATCTGAACTACAGCCATCGGGACGAGGTGTCGCCCGGCTGCGCCGCGCAGGGATCCGGCTGGAGGAACGCGCAGGTCTTCATGCGTCGTCGGCCCCAGGACTGCCTGAGCCTGCTGGAGATTGCCCTGGTGTTAAATACTATGGGGTGCATCCATAGCCTAAGCTGCAAACCCAAAGTCTTCCGAGAGACTATCGCCGTGCTGGACGTCAAAGCCTCCATCGACTCCACCCCCACCAGCATCGACGAATCCTCCAGCGTCGTCCTCCGATACAGGACCCCACATTTCCGAGCCAGCGCCCAAGTCCTGGTGCCTCCGATTTCTGGGAAAGACTCGTGGAGAGTGGGCTGGATCCAGGCCTGTAACCACATGGAGTTCTACAACCACTACGGGGACCTGGGAAT GTCTAGTTGGGAACTTCCGGATCTCCTGAGTGGCAAGATCCCCGCCATCAGTGACTCAGATGGCGTCAACTACCCCTGGTATGGCAATACCACCGAGACCTGCACTGTTACCGGCCCCACCAAGCGGGACACCAAGTTTACCGTCAGTATGAATGACAACTTCTACCCGAGCGTGACGTGGGCAGTGCCTGTCAGCGCTTCCAATGTGCCTATGTTGACTGGCATCCAGAGGGACCAAAGTTTTACCACTTGGCTGGTGGCCATCAACCTGTCCAGCGGTGACCTGGTCATCCTGCACACCATCAAGTGGAGGATGAAACTGGAGATCGAGGTCAAGCCGACCTTACCGCTGGGACAACGAGCCAAACTACAGGAACCTTTTGCACAGGAACAGCCACGAGTCCTCAACAAGAACGAGCCCGTACCTCCCAGCGCTCTTGTGAAACCAAATGCCAACGATGCCCAGGTGCTTATGTGGAGGCCTAAGAACAAACCAGCCGTGGTCGTGATACCCCCAAAAAGGCGGTGA